From Rhodamnia argentea isolate NSW1041297 chromosome 10, ASM2092103v1, whole genome shotgun sequence, a single genomic window includes:
- the LOC115739277 gene encoding guanosine nucleotide diphosphate dissociation inhibitor 2-like: MDEEYDVIVLGTGLKECILSGLLSVDGLKVLHMDRNDYYGGEATSLNLTQLWKKFRNSDKPPAHLGSSRDYNVDMVPKFMMANGTLVRVLIHTDVTKYLYFKAVDGSYVFSKGKVHKVPATDMEALKTPLMGMFEKRRARKCFIYVQDYDENDPKTHEGMDLTRVTTRELMAKYGLDDNTIDFIGHAMALHRDDRYLNEPALDTVKRMKLYAESFARFQGGSPYIYPLYGLGELPQAFARLSAVYGGTYMLNKQECKVEFNDEGQVIGVTSEGETAKCKKVVCDPSYLPSKVRKIGKVARAICIMSHPIPNTNDSHSVQVIIPQKQLGRNSDMYLFCCSYTHNVAPKGKFIAFVSAEAETDQPEIELKPGVDLLGPVDEIFYDTYSRYEPVNEPSLDNCFISTSYDATTHFESTVMDVLNMYTMITGKVLDLGVDLSAASAAEE, translated from the exons ATGGATGAGGAGTACGACGTCATCGTGCTCGGGACTGGCCTCAAGGAGTGCATCCTCAGCGGCCTCCTCTCCGTCGACGGCCTCAAG GTTTTGCATATGGATAGGAATGACTATTATGGAGGAGAGGCAACATCACTTAATCTTACTCAG CTCTGGAAGAAATTTAGGAATAGTGATAAACCTCCTGCACATTTGGGTTCTAGCAGGGATTATAATGTTGACATGGTCCCAAAG TTTATGATGGCAAATGGTACTCTGGTGCGAGTCCTCATTCATACAGACGTTACCAAGTATCTGTACTTCAAAGCCGTGGATGGCAGCTATGTCTTCAGTAAGGGAAAG GTTCACAAAGTGCCTGCTACTGATATGGAAGCACTTAAAACTCCACTCATGGGCATGTTTGAGAAGCGTCGAGCTCGAAAGTGCTTTATATATGTTCAAGATTATGATGAAAATGATCCAAAGACACATGAGGGGATGGATCTGACACGTGTAACGACGAGAGAACTGATGGC GAAATATGGTCTGGATGACAACACCATTGATTTTATTGGCCATGCCATGGCGCTCCATAGAGATGATCGATACCTAAATGAGCCTGCGCTGGATACTGTCAAGAGAATGAAG CTCTATGCAGAGTCATTTGCTCGTTTTCAAGGAGGATCTCCCTATATTTATCCCTTGTATGGGTTAGGAGAGCTCCCTCAG GCATTTGCACGGCTTAGTGCTGTCTATGGTGGGACTTACATGTTGAACAAACAGGAATGCAAG GTGGAGTTCAATGATGAAGGCCAAGTCATTGGTGTCACATCAGAAGGCGAAACTGCCAAATGCAAAAAAGTTGTTTGCGACCCTTCCTACTTACCTAGCAAG GTTAGGAAAATTGGGAAGGTTGCCAGGGCAATCTGTATCATGAGCCATCCGATCCCAAATACCAATGATTCTCACTCAGTGCAGGTTATTATCCCACAGAAACAGTTGGGTCGCAATTCAGATAT GTATCTTTTCTGTTGTTCATACACTCACAATGTCGCACCAAAGGGCAAGTTCATTGCATTTGTTTCGGCAGAGGCTGAAACTGATCAACCTGAGATAGAACTGAAGCCAGGGGTTGATCTGCTGGGTCCCGTTGATGAGATATTTTATGACACTTACAGTAGATACGAACCAGTCAACGAGCCTTCTCTTGACAACTGCTTCATTTCAACT AGTTATGATGCCACGACCCACTTCGAGTCGACTGTTATGGATGTGCTAAACATGTATACAATGATCACTGGAAAG GTTCTCGACCTCGGTGTGGATTTAAGTGCTGCCAGTGCTGCAGAGGAATGA
- the LOC115739274 gene encoding ankyrin repeat protein SKIP35: protein MEEEKCFVAWGNDLEPGNQTDGECFAKCGEPKLEESGKGDFVDGSGDACLEDGEGPNTLYSTEGSFVSKDARTLSGCPCSSKKLKSRVGATDPGLSKKEKYGPDRKLSRQDRIELCRLFQGAVSSHNWELAESLILLADPQTLNDALCIALDSIWFLSTHQELHGITGLIKKIIANGAYDFTRAALRTSFLASCVSACQSRTLSLADTVTMMAQRLHEHLKECNGDEVLKAEAGAKVQKFSEWALKCIGLHSRCQGNRDRINHSSAVEIQLQLSAFKTFLDLAGNHLTGKDFTEAFDAACFPLTLFSSTFDPGWASGIAATAIQGLLGMLVEGGADNVNQCFLEASRFGSTELVRILLQIAQRNSLDVDVDLALGFASHYCKIGTMECLVEEGNAMAFLGPLLRAAERGCLEVVQWFVRRGCRHMELCLALTAATASSQVEVAAYLLPRVPQHNLTALSVEILKAAGERSGGSLDGVAFLLRSDFLGDPVATYAVADSIARSEDESIDPVLRAFLQEHWSEAAFFDGLRQGQVHYVNFTRILKRGESPLCLTDIPGPLRAAIAYLPLYRECTGVGGCLLSQRLRGQLVEAVRRLENAALEPVRPCRELLSILEHHLPRFLLSAPNVA, encoded by the exons ATGGAGGAAGAGAAATGCTTTGTGGCCTGGGGCAATGACTTGGAGCCAGGGAATCAGACTGATGGTGAATGTTTTGCAAAATGTGGTGAACCGAAGCTCGAAGAGAGTGGAAAGGGGGATTTTGTTGATGGAAGTGGTGATGCTTGTCTGGAAGATGGCGAGGGGCCTAACACTCTCTACTCGACCGAAGGTTCCTTCGTAAGCAAAGATGCAAGAACATTGTCGGGTTGCCCTTGCAGCTCCAAAAAGCTCAAGTCCAGAGTAGGTGCGACGGATCCGGGACTCTCGAAGAAAGAGAAGTATGGGCCAGACAGGAAATTGAGTAGACAAGACAGGATTGAATTATGCAGGCTGTTTCAGGGGGCAGTGAGCTCGCATAACTGGGAACTTGCGGAGAGTTTGATACTTTTGGCTGATCCCCAGACACTCAATGATGCTTTATGCATTGCTTTAGACTCGATATGGTTCTTGAGCACACATCAAGAGTTACACGGGATCACCGGATTAATAAAGAAAATCATTGCTAATGGCGCTTATGACTTCACAAGAGCAGCTCTTAGGACTTCATTCCTGGCTTCCTGTGTCTCAGCTTGCCAAAGTCGGACATTGAGTCTGGCAGATACAGTAACTATGATGGCCCAAAG GTTGCACGAGCATCTCAAAGAGTGTAATGGTGATGAGGTTCTGAAAGCAGAGGCTGGTGCTAAGGtccaaaaattttctgaatggGCATTGAAGTGTATAGGATTGCATTCCCGGTGCCAAGGAAATAGAGATAGGATCAACCACAGCTCCGCTGTTGAAATTCAACTCCAGTTATCTGCATTTAAGACATTCCTGGATCTTGCTGGTAATCATCTTACAGGGAAGGACTTCACGGAGGCTTTTGACGCTGCTTGCTTCCCCCTTACTCTTTTCTCTAGTACCTTTGATCCTGGTTGGGCATCTGGTATTGCCGCAACTGCCATCCAAGGGTTGCTGGGCATGCTTGTAGAGGGGGGCGCTGACAATGTTAACCAGTGTTTTCTTGAAGCTTCACGGTTTGGAAGTACAGAACTTGTGCGCATTCTGTTACAG ATTGCTCAGAGGAACAGCTTGGATGTTGATGTCGACTTGGCTTTGGGTTTTGCTTCTCACTATTGCAAGATTGGGACAATGGAGTGTCTAGTTGAAGAGGGGAATGCAATGGCTTTCTTGGGTCCTTTGTTGAGGGCAGCGGAGAGGGGTTGTTTGGAGGTTGTGCAGTGGTTTGTGAGGAGGGGCTGTCGACATATGGAGCTTTGCCTTGCCCTAACTGCTGCAACGGCTAGCAGCCAAGTGGAAGTCGCTGCATATCTTCTCCCTCGTGTTCCTCAACACAACCTCACTGCTCTCAGTGTTGAAATCCTTAAAGCCGCCGGTGAACGAAGTGGTGGTTCTCTGGATGGTGTAGCATTTCTTCTTCGATCGGATTTTCTTGGTGATCCTGTTGCGACATATGCGGTCGCTGACAGCATTGCTAGGTCAGAAGATGAGTCGATTGATCCTGTACTGCGGGCTTTTCTTCAAGAGCACTGGTCGGAGGCAGCTTTTTTTGATGGGCTGAGGCAAGGCCAAGTGCATTACGTGAATTTCACAAGGATACTGAAGCGGGGCGAGTCTCCATTATGCTTGACTGATATTCCTGGACCTCTGAGGGCGGCGATCGCATATCTGCCATTGTACAGGGAGTGCACTGGGGTAGGTGGCTGCTTGCTGTCCCAAAGGCTCAGGGGACAGCTTGTTGAGGCCGTGAGAAGGCTTGAGAATGCAGCCTTAGAGCCTGTGCGCCCTTGCAGAGAGCTCTTGTCTATTTTGGAGCATCACCTTCCTCGATTTTTGCTCAGCGCTCCGAATGTTGCCTAG
- the LOC115739278 gene encoding ARGOS-like protein, whose translation MNSGLDRPDPRQRPGIISLGFLMDRRVRRTTDKNTEDSRKMGSEPGWLAEGKKMEYSRQRSARRLLPASGYFSLQSFYVLICLTVSLLILPLILPPLPPPPFMLLLLPIGILAVLMMLAFMPSNVRDLTYTYT comes from the coding sequence ATGAATTCCGGACTTGATCGACCAGATCCAAGACAGAGACCAGGAATCATAAGTCTGGGCTTCCTGATGGATAGGAGAGTGAGAAGAACTACGGACAAGAACACAGAGGACAGCAGGAAAATGGGGTCGGAACCAGGATGGTTGGCTGAGGGAAAGAAGATGGAGTACAGTAGGCAGAGAAGCGCGAGGAGACTGCTCCCGGCTTCGGGATATTTCAGCTTACAGTCGTTTTATGTGTTGATATGCCTGACGGTGTCTTTGCTGATACTACCATTGATACTCCCGCCGTTGCCGCCTCCCCCGTTCATGTTGCTGTTGCTTCCAATCGGCATTCTGGCCGTGCTCATGATGCTGGCCTTCATGCCTTCCAATGTGAGGGACTTGACGTATACATACACGTAA
- the LOC115739275 gene encoding LOW QUALITY PROTEIN: inactive glucose-1-phosphate adenylyltransferase small subunit 2, chloroplastic (The sequence of the model RefSeq protein was modified relative to this genomic sequence to represent the inferred CDS: deleted 2 bases in 1 codon) — MRETKRIGIQQHVHRLFTFFANIPIVIMVVIIMQHPQSSFVCLQWKKQLGTSLPCIHRSRSQKIRCANSQCHRQSIYQFPPLNQSIAAIIFGDGSESRLYPLTKRRSEGAIPIAANYRLIDAVVSNCINSGINKIYALTQFNSTSLNSHLSRAYSGAGLGKDGFVEVIAAYQSLEDPDWFQGSADAVRRCLGVLEEYPVTEFLVLPGHHLYRMDYRELVELHWRSEADITAAVLDAVWDQDPGFGSLKMNDENRVVELKDKTTGNPECQNTFDCLWFSSMGIYLINRNVMIKLLKESFPGANDFSSEVIRGAISSGMKVQAYPFDGYWEDMRSIGAFYRANMESTKKCNRGYNFFERDSLMYTLPRCLPSSSVTDSIITDSVIGDGCILNRCKITGAVVGMRTRIEDGAIIEDSVIMGSDIYQTDVQRNSVDGKCMSVPIGIGENTHIRKAIVDKNARIGKDVMIINPDNIGEGDREDRGYVIRNGIVVVLRCAVIPDGSIL, encoded by the exons ATGAGAGAAACCAAGAGGATTGGAATCCAA CAACATGTCCATCGATTGTTTACATTCTTCGCCAATATCCCAATAGTCATAATGGTGGTC ATCATCATGCAGCATCCTCAATCAAGTTTTGTGTGTCTGCAGTGGAAGAAGCAACTTGGTACAAGTTTGCCTTGCATTCACCGCAGCCGGTCGCAGAAGATTCGTTGTGCCAATTCGCAGTGTCATCGGCAGTCCATCTATCAGTTTCCTCCATTAAATCAG AGCATTGCAGCGATAATATTCGGGGACGGCTCGGAATCAAGACTGTATCCATTGACGAAGAGGAGATCAGAAGGGGCCATTCCGATAGCGGCCAATTACAGGCTCATCGATGCAGTAGTGAGCAACTGCATCAACAGCGGCATAAACAAAATATACGCTCTCACCCAATTCAATTCCACCTCCCTGAACTCGCACCTCTCGAGGGCTTATTCTGGGGCCGGGCTCGGGAAGGATGGCTTTGTTGAAGTGATCGCTGCTTATCAAAGCCTCGAAGATCCAGACTGGTTCCAG GGAAGTGCTGATGCTGTGAGGAGATGTCTGGGGGTGCTGGAAGAGTATCCAGTCACCGAATTTCTGGTCCTTCCAGGCCACCATCTTTACCGGATGGACTACAGGGAACTGGTGGAGTTGCATTGGAGAAGCGAGGCCGATATAACGGCCGCGGTCCTGGACGCTGTTTGGGACCAAGATCCGGGTTTCGGCTCTCTGAAGATGAATGATGAGAATAGAGTGGTAGAGCTCAAAGACAAGACAACTGGCAATCCCGAATGTCAGAACACGTTTGATTGCCTTTGGTTCTCAAGCATGGGAATTTATCTCATCAACAGAAATGTCATGATAAAGCTTCTCAAAGAGAGTTTCCCTGGTGCGAACGACTTTTCCAGTGAAGTAATACGAGGCGCGATATCCTCTGGAATGAAG GTTCAGGCATATCCATTCGATGGGTATTGGGAGGACATGAGAAGCATCGGAGCATTTTACAGAGCGAATATGGAGAGCACAAAGAAATGCAACAGGGGATACAA TTTCTTCGAAAGGGACTCTCTTATGTACACTTTGCCTCGGTGCCTGCCTTCGAGCTCCGTGACAGATTCAATAATCACAGATAGTGTTATCGGAGACGGTTGCATACTCAAT AGATGCAAAATTACAGGAGCTGTAGTTGGTATGAGGACAAGGATCGAAGACGGGGCCATAATCGAGGACTCGGTTATCATGGGGTCTGATATTTATCAG ACTGATGTTCAACGGAATTCTGTGGATGGGAAATGCATGAGCGTACCAATCGGCATCGGGGAAAATACGCACATCAGGAAAGCTATTGTTGATAAGAATGCGAGGATCGGCAAAGATGTAATG ATTATTAATCCAGACAACATCGGAGAAGGCGACAGAGAAGACCGTGGATATGTGATTCGCAATGGCATAGTGGTTGTCCTTCGCTGCGCGGTTATTCCTGATGGCAGTATTTTGTGA
- the LOC115739309 gene encoding AUGMIN subunit 1 yields the protein MGDVKSGVVDAPAASEPKGGSDAARISEVKAWLASQFEAAGKEVPDFEYNSRSIAHLYNLAAVSQAKTQAANIVASDFRQKAAEYRSQAARIREILESAGLAQESLASNIVASTQALANVANLLNIRDTELSSFLVAMGDISLRKCSVEEKRAKVEKDSKVLLDYTRKAIARLTYLKRTLAQLEDDVAPCEAQVENWKTNLAVMASKERQYTQQYANYKTALNRVGYAPEISHSVLVEMAEHRKELEKKTKPILDTLRSYQDLPPDKALAALAIEDKKRQYAAAEKYLEDVLHSALSTSE from the exons ATGGGCGATGTGAAATCTGGAGTGGTGGATGCTCCGGCGGCGAGCGAGCCGAAGGGCGGATCGGACGCCGCCAGGATCTCCGAGGTGAAGGCGTGGCTGGCCTCGCAGTTCGAGGCCGCCGGCAAGGAAGTCCCCGATTTCGAGTACAATTCTCGGAGCATCGCGCATTTGTACAATCTCGCCGCCGTCTCCCAGGCCAAGACGCAGGCTGCCAACATCGTCGCCTCCGATTTCCGCCAGAAAGCCGCCGAGTACCGCTCACAAG CTGCCAGGATTAGAGAGATACTGGAAAGTGCAGGGTTGGCACAAGAGAGTTTGGCCTCAAACATTGTGGCCTCCACTCAAGCACTGGCCAATGTTgccaatttgttgaacattaggGATACTGAGCTGAGTAG CTTTCTTGTAGCAATGGGGGACATTTCTTTGAGAAAGTGTAGTGTAGAGGAGAAGAGGGCTAAAGTGGAGAAGGATTCGAAGGTTCTCCTTGATTACACCAGGAAGGCAATAGCAAGACTAACCTATTTGAAAAG AACACTTGCACAGCTTGAAGACGATGTAGCTCCCTGTGAGGCACAGGTGGAAAATTGGAAAACTAATTTGGCTGTGATGGCTTCAAAGGAGCGACAATACACACAGCAATATGCCAACTATAAG ACGGCACTAAATCGGGTAGGATACGCCCCGGAGATCAGCCACAGTGTACTGGTGGAGATGGCTGAACACCGAAAGGAActggagaagaaaacaaaacccaTTCTTGATACTTTGAGAAGCTACCAAGACTTGCCTCca GACAAGGCTTTAGCTGCTTTAGCAATTGAGGACAAGAAAAGGCAGTATGCTGCAGCTGAGAAATACCTGGAAGACGTGTTGCATTCAGCTCTTTCAACATCTGAATGA